The proteins below come from a single Sporanaerobacter acetigenes DSM 13106 genomic window:
- the rplQ gene encoding 50S ribosomal protein L17 gives MAQLRKLGRPTDHRKAMLRNQVTNLFEYGRIETTYTRAKETQRMADKMITLAKRGDLHARRQVLAYIYDEDVVKKLFDEIAPNYSERNGGYTRVLKMGPRRGDGAEMAIIELV, from the coding sequence ATGGCTCAATTAAGAAAACTTGGTCGCCCTACTGATCATAGAAAAGCAATGTTAAGAAATCAAGTAACTAACTTATTTGAATATGGTAGGATTGAAACTACTTATACTAGAGCAAAAGAAACTCAGAGAATGGCTGATAAGATGATTACTCTTGCAAAGAGAGGCGATTTGCACGCAAGAAGACAAGTATTGGCTTATATATATGATGAAGATGTAGTGAAAAAGTTATTTGACGAAATTGCACCAAACTACTCCGAAAGAAACGGTGGATATACTAGAGTATTAAAAATGGGTCCACGTAGAGGAGACGGTGCGGAAATGGCAATAATAGAATTGGTTTAG